Sequence from the Mycobacteriales bacterium genome:
GACCGGCCGTGGCGATTCTGGGTGGCCGACGACCCGACGGTCAGCGACTATCGACCGTCCGCACCGCGAAGGAGACGAGCACGCCCGTGAGCGAGCAGGCGCCCGACATCCTCGACGAGCTCGGCTGGCGCGGGCTGGTCGCGCAGACCACCGACGTCGGCTCCCTGCGCGACGACCTGTCGCGGGGGCCGCTGACCTTGTACGCCGGGTTCGACCCGACGGCTCCGAGCCTGCACGCCGGCAACCTGGTGCCGCTGCTGACGCTGCGCCGGTTCCAGCAGGCCGGGCACCGCCCGATCGTGCTGGCGGGCGGCGCCACCGGGATGATCGGTGACCCTCGCGACGTGGGGGAGCGGGTGCTGCAGTCGACCGAGACCGTCGCCGACTGGACCGAGCGGATCCGCGGCCAGCTCGAGCGCTTCGTGGAGTTCGGCGACGGGCCCACGGCGGCGATCGTCGTCAACAACCTCGACTGGACCGCGCCGATGTCGGCGATCGAGTTCCTGCGCGACATCGGCAAGCACTTCTCTGTCAACGTCATGCTCGCCCGCGAGACCGTGAAGGCGCGGCTCGCCGGCGAGGGCATCAGCTACACGGAGTTCAGCTACCTGCTGCTGCAGTCCATGGACTACCTGCAGCTGTTCAGGCGGCACGGCTGCCGGCTGCAGATCGGCGGCTCCGACCAGTGGGGCAACATCCTCGGCGGCGTCGACCTGGTCCGGCGGGTCGAGGGCGCGGCCGTGCACGCCCTGACCACCCCGCTGGTCGTGTCGGCCACCGGGCAGAAGTTCGGCAAGTCGACCGGTGGCGGCTCGCTCTGGCTCGATCCGGCCCTCACCTCGCCGTACGCCTTCTACCAGTACTGGATCAACGCCGACGACCGTGACGTCGGCGCCTACCTGCGCTACTTCACG
This genomic interval carries:
- the tyrS gene encoding tyrosine--tRNA ligase; this encodes MSEQAPDILDELGWRGLVAQTTDVGSLRDDLSRGPLTLYAGFDPTAPSLHAGNLVPLLTLRRFQQAGHRPIVLAGGATGMIGDPRDVGERVLQSTETVADWTERIRGQLERFVEFGDGPTAAIVVNNLDWTAPMSAIEFLRDIGKHFSVNVMLARETVKARLAGEGISYTEFSYLLLQSMDYLQLFRRHGCRLQIGGSDQWGNILGGVDLVRRVEGAAVHALTTPLVVSATGQKFGKSTGGGSLWLDPALTSPYAFYQYWINADDRDVGAYLRYFTFLSREEIDDLDRATRKRPAARTAQRQLAEEITSLVHGGEECARVVAASRALFGQGELAALEEATLSAALRETPYVSVAGEPPPIGVLLADAGLAKSRSEARRLIGQGGVYVNNDKVDDPDAALSAEQFLHGRWAVLRVGKRHLAGVERTG